The Shinella zoogloeoides genome includes a region encoding these proteins:
- a CDS encoding bestrophin family protein, which translates to MILRSKPSFKDILFTINGSILPRIAWHLVAVAVLSIVAVFAAQHHPGIFVKISAIPFTLTGIALSVFMSFRNNACYARWWEGRMLWGDLIIAARSFARQTALLNEDDRRFLLTHVCAFAAGLAARLRSEDEAAAIARWSDTAPSENSPNPTNEVLDRIGRHCITLMQTHRIDAIHYSVLETQLSALARVQGGCERIAMTPVPFAYSLLLHRTALIFCITLPFALAGSLDWWTLLPVLLVAYTFFGLEALGHQLEDPFGLEPNALPLGAMLRTVERDMLSLLGETELPEPVQPRNHVLD; encoded by the coding sequence ATGATCCTGCGCTCGAAGCCGAGCTTCAAAGACATTCTCTTCACCATCAACGGCTCGATCCTGCCGCGGATCGCCTGGCATCTCGTTGCCGTCGCGGTGCTGAGCATCGTTGCCGTCTTCGCTGCCCAGCACCATCCAGGCATCTTCGTCAAGATCAGCGCCATTCCCTTCACGCTGACGGGCATCGCGCTCTCCGTCTTCATGAGCTTCCGCAACAACGCCTGCTATGCCCGCTGGTGGGAGGGTCGCATGCTCTGGGGCGACCTGATCATCGCCGCCCGTTCCTTCGCCCGGCAGACCGCGCTTCTCAATGAGGACGACCGGCGTTTCCTGCTCACCCATGTCTGCGCCTTCGCCGCCGGCCTTGCCGCGCGGCTGCGCAGCGAGGACGAAGCCGCCGCGATCGCCCGCTGGTCCGACACGGCCCCGAGCGAAAACAGCCCCAACCCGACGAACGAGGTGCTCGACCGCATCGGCCGGCACTGCATCACGCTGATGCAGACGCACCGCATCGACGCGATCCACTATTCGGTGCTGGAAACCCAGCTTTCGGCGCTCGCCCGGGTGCAGGGCGGCTGCGAGCGGATCGCGATGACGCCGGTGCCCTTCGCCTATTCCCTGCTGCTGCACCGCACGGCGCTGATCTTCTGCATCACCCTGCCCTTCGCGCTGGCCGGTTCGCTGGACTGGTGGACGCTGCTGCCCGTGCTGCTCGTCGCCTATACCTTCTTCGGCCTCGAAGCGCTCGGCCACCAACTCGAGGACCCGTTCGGCCTCGAGCCGAACGCCCTGCCGCTCGGCGCAATGCTGCGCACGGTGGAGCGCGACATGCTTTCCCTGCTCGGCGAAACGGAGCTGCCCGAGCCCGTCCAGCCGCGGAACCATGTGCTGGACTGA
- a CDS encoding NAD(P)-binding protein: MSRDPRFDILFEPVRIGPVTARNRFYQVPHCSGMGYRYPNAEAELRGMKAEGGWGVVSTQEAEIHPTSDLTPANEARLWDEGDLPALAAVTDSIHAHGSLAAIQLVHNGLHVANRFSRMIPLAPSHVISDCLDPVQARAMDKTDIADMRRWYRNAALRAKKAGFDIVYLYAGHDMSVLQHFLSRRHNDRTDEYGGSFENRLRLFREIIDDTREAVGDSCALAIRLAVDELLGPSGITCEGEGRDIVTALAELPDLWDVNLSGWSNDSQTARFSEEGFQEPYIRFVKSVTTKPVVGVGRYTSPDSMVRAIRQGILDFIGAARPSIADPYLPKKIEEGRIDDIRECIGCNICTSGDNTNVPMRCTQNPTIGEEWRKGWHPEIIPAAATPEPALVIGGGPAGLEAARALAQRGVDVLLAEGGGEWGGRVARECRLPGLATWGRVRDWRVGQLSVRPNAELYLHSPLSADDVLQYGIPHVAIATGARWRTDGAGRTHRRPLAFLAEGAVVSPDAILSAGAEAVSADGPVVVFDDDCFYMASVLAELLARAGRAVTFVTPESQVSPWSQHTLEQGRVQKRLIEVGVRIVTAKALAGRSKDRLDLACIYSDRIETIDCATLVPVTARLPDETLWLELKAREAEWADAGIRSVTRLGDCLAPGLIAAAVYSGHQYARSYQTEPDRDAVPFRREDIARLYERHAS, encoded by the coding sequence ATGTCGCGAGACCCCCGCTTCGATATTCTCTTCGAACCCGTCAGGATCGGCCCGGTCACGGCGCGCAACCGTTTCTACCAGGTGCCGCACTGTTCCGGCATGGGCTACCGCTATCCCAATGCGGAAGCCGAGTTGCGCGGCATGAAGGCGGAAGGTGGCTGGGGGGTCGTCTCCACGCAGGAGGCGGAGATCCACCCGACCTCCGACCTGACGCCGGCCAACGAGGCGCGGCTGTGGGACGAGGGCGACCTGCCCGCGCTTGCCGCCGTCACCGACAGCATCCACGCCCATGGCAGCCTTGCCGCTATCCAGCTCGTGCACAACGGCCTGCATGTCGCCAACCGCTTCAGCCGGATGATCCCGCTCGCCCCGTCCCATGTCATCAGCGACTGTCTCGATCCCGTTCAGGCGCGCGCCATGGACAAGACGGACATCGCCGACATGCGCCGCTGGTACCGCAACGCGGCCCTGCGCGCGAAAAAGGCCGGCTTCGACATCGTCTATCTCTATGCCGGCCACGACATGAGCGTGCTGCAGCACTTCCTGTCGCGCCGCCACAACGACCGCACGGACGAATATGGCGGCTCCTTCGAGAACCGGCTACGGCTCTTTCGCGAAATCATCGACGACACGCGCGAGGCCGTCGGCGACAGTTGCGCGCTCGCCATCCGCCTTGCCGTCGACGAGCTGCTCGGCCCCTCCGGCATCACCTGCGAAGGCGAGGGCAGGGATATCGTCACCGCGCTTGCCGAGCTTCCCGACCTCTGGGACGTCAACCTCTCCGGATGGTCGAACGACAGCCAGACGGCCCGCTTCTCCGAGGAGGGATTCCAGGAACCCTATATCCGCTTCGTCAAGTCCGTTACCACCAAGCCGGTGGTCGGCGTCGGGCGCTATACCTCGCCGGACAGCATGGTACGGGCGATCCGCCAAGGCATTCTCGATTTCATCGGCGCGGCCCGCCCCTCCATCGCCGATCCCTACCTGCCGAAAAAGATCGAGGAGGGGCGTATCGACGACATCCGCGAATGCATCGGCTGCAATATCTGCACCTCCGGCGACAATACCAACGTGCCGATGCGCTGCACGCAGAACCCGACCATCGGCGAGGAATGGCGCAAGGGCTGGCACCCGGAGATCATACCCGCGGCGGCAACGCCCGAGCCCGCCCTCGTCATCGGCGGCGGGCCGGCGGGGCTGGAGGCGGCGCGGGCGCTCGCCCAGCGCGGCGTCGATGTGCTGCTGGCCGAAGGCGGCGGCGAATGGGGCGGCCGGGTGGCGCGCGAATGCCGCCTGCCGGGCCTTGCCACCTGGGGCCGCGTGCGCGACTGGCGCGTCGGCCAGCTCAGCGTCCGCCCCAATGCGGAACTCTATCTGCACAGCCCGCTTTCCGCCGACGACGTGCTGCAATACGGCATCCCCCATGTCGCCATCGCGACCGGCGCGCGCTGGCGCACCGACGGCGCGGGCCGCACCCATCGCCGGCCGCTCGCCTTCCTTGCGGAAGGGGCCGTCGTCTCGCCCGACGCCATCCTCTCGGCGGGCGCTGAGGCCGTATCCGCCGATGGCCCCGTGGTGGTCTTCGACGACGACTGTTTCTACATGGCCAGCGTGCTGGCGGAACTGCTCGCCAGGGCCGGCCGCGCGGTGACGTTCGTCACGCCCGAATCCCAGGTCTCCCCCTGGAGCCAGCACACGCTGGAGCAGGGCCGGGTACAGAAGCGCCTCATCGAAGTGGGCGTTCGCATCGTCACGGCAAAGGCGCTCGCCGGCCGCTCAAAGGACCGGCTGGACCTTGCCTGCATCTACAGCGACCGGATCGAGACCATCGACTGCGCGACGCTCGTGCCCGTCACCGCCCGCCTGCCGGACGAAACGCTCTGGCTGGAATTGAAGGCCCGCGAGGCCGAATGGGCCGATGCCGGCATCCGCAGCGTCACCCGCCTCGGCGACTGTCTCGCCCCCGGCCTCATCGCCGCCGCCGTCTATTCCGGCCACCAATATGCCCGCAGCTACCAGACGGAGCCCGACCGCGACGCGGTCCCGTTCCGGCGCGAGGACATCGCACGGCTCTACGAACGCCACGCATCGTAG
- a CDS encoding LLM class flavin-dependent oxidoreductase, with product MKKIGFLSFGHWAPSPQSETRSAGDTLLQSIDLAVAAEELGADGAYFRVHHFARQLASPFPLLAAVGARTKKIEIGTAVIDMRYENPLYMAEDAGAADLISQGRLQLGISRGSPEQVIDGWRYFGYEPQEGMSDADMGRRHAEVFLDVLKGEGFAQPNPRPMFPNPPGLLRLEPHSEGLRERIWWGAGSNATAAWAAKLGMNLQSSTLKDDETGEPFHVQQAAQIRAYREAWKEAGHARSPRVSVSRSIFALVDDRDRAYFGRGGKEQDSVGFIDDKTRAIFGRSYADEPDRLIEQLAADEAISEADTLLLTVPNQLGVEYNAHVIEAILKHVAPALGWR from the coding sequence ATGAAGAAAATCGGTTTCCTTTCCTTCGGCCACTGGGCTCCTTCCCCCCAGTCCGAAACCCGCTCGGCCGGCGATACGCTGCTGCAGTCGATCGACCTTGCCGTGGCGGCCGAGGAGCTCGGCGCGGACGGCGCTTATTTCCGGGTGCACCATTTCGCGCGCCAGCTCGCCTCGCCCTTCCCGCTGCTCGCAGCCGTCGGCGCGCGCACGAAGAAGATCGAGATCGGCACGGCCGTCATCGACATGCGCTATGAGAACCCGCTCTACATGGCCGAGGACGCCGGCGCGGCTGATCTCATCTCGCAGGGTCGCCTGCAGCTCGGCATCAGCCGCGGCTCGCCTGAACAGGTCATCGACGGCTGGCGCTACTTCGGCTACGAGCCGCAGGAGGGCATGAGCGACGCCGACATGGGCCGCCGCCATGCGGAAGTCTTCCTCGACGTGCTGAAGGGCGAAGGCTTCGCCCAGCCGAACCCGCGGCCGATGTTCCCCAACCCGCCGGGGCTGCTGCGCCTCGAACCGCATTCCGAGGGGCTGCGCGAGCGCATCTGGTGGGGCGCCGGCTCCAACGCCACCGCCGCCTGGGCCGCCAAGCTCGGCATGAACCTGCAAAGCTCCACGCTGAAGGACGACGAGACGGGCGAGCCCTTCCATGTCCAGCAGGCCGCGCAGATTCGCGCCTATCGCGAGGCCTGGAAAGAAGCCGGCCATGCGCGCAGCCCGCGCGTTTCGGTCAGCCGCAGCATCTTCGCCCTCGTAGACGACCGGGACCGGGCCTATTTCGGCCGCGGCGGCAAGGAGCAGGATTCCGTCGGCTTCATCGACGACAAGACGCGGGCGATCTTCGGCCGTTCCTATGCCGACGAGCCGGACCGGCTGATCGAGCAGCTTGCCGCCGACGAGGCGATCAGCGAGGCCGATACGCTGCTCCTCACCGTGCCGAACCAGCTCGGCGTCGAATACAACGCACATGTCATCGAGGCCATCCTGAAGCACGTCGCCCCGGCCCTCGGCTGGCGTTAA
- a CDS encoding methyl-accepting chemotaxis protein, whose translation MKNIPIIGKFIVIMAIFGAFSLAVAIYGSLQVKHIDDANTALLDNESKAALMMARANRALQAARGSIGDLMIARNPERNAAALAELQGDKAKFEEFMGKAMAAMPGNAALGRLRDEGTRLLDDICGPAIALAGAATVSADIVKSQDVFTADCQPQFGALADRFTEETNLVVDEADRKSLDLEIMTASTVKTMLASVFIGLFAVIGLGYVAIRGWLVLPIRKLEATMTVLAGGDLTVAIEGSDRGDEVGAMAKAVQVFKDEGLRARQLSRDADAAREAREADRLRTAEIDRQRAEAMAAATEGLASGLTRLSSGDLTVALANPFAEEFEGLRRDFNAAVTQLRETLGAVAAATAAIDSGSRELSGSADDLSKRTEQQAASLEETAAALDQITVNVSSSSSRTEEARAMAVAANESARQSAGVMTKAVDAMQRIEESSSQISNIIGVIDDIAFQTNLLALNAGVEAARAGEAGKGFAVVAQEVRELAQRSAKAAKEIKDLIRHSEEEVQSGVRLVSATGEALAGIEERVAAINSQLDAIATSAREQSVGLSQVNVAVNQMDQVTQQNAAMVEEANAASSSLATEADRLRHLIARFQLGDTRDAAPLAARPAPVAASARPAPSPARRMVNKLMSTFGGQATANRQDDWEEF comes from the coding sequence ATGAAAAATATCCCGATCATTGGCAAATTCATCGTCATCATGGCGATTTTCGGCGCCTTTTCGCTCGCCGTCGCCATTTATGGCAGTCTCCAGGTCAAACATATCGACGATGCGAATACCGCTCTGCTCGACAATGAATCCAAGGCGGCGCTGATGATGGCGCGCGCCAACCGCGCGTTGCAGGCTGCACGCGGCTCCATTGGCGACCTGATGATCGCCCGCAATCCTGAACGCAACGCCGCCGCCCTCGCCGAATTGCAGGGCGACAAGGCCAAATTCGAGGAATTCATGGGCAAGGCGATGGCCGCCATGCCCGGAAATGCCGCGCTGGGCCGCCTCAGGGACGAAGGCACACGCCTCCTCGACGATATCTGCGGCCCCGCCATCGCGCTTGCCGGCGCAGCGACCGTCAGCGCGGATATAGTCAAGTCGCAGGACGTCTTCACGGCGGATTGCCAGCCGCAATTCGGGGCCCTGGCGGATCGCTTCACGGAGGAAACCAACCTCGTCGTCGACGAGGCGGACCGCAAGAGCCTCGACCTCGAAATCATGACCGCCTCGACGGTGAAGACCATGCTCGCCTCGGTCTTCATCGGCCTCTTCGCCGTCATCGGCCTCGGCTATGTCGCGATCCGCGGCTGGCTGGTGCTGCCGATCCGCAAGTTGGAAGCCACGATGACGGTTCTGGCCGGCGGCGATCTCACGGTTGCCATCGAAGGCAGCGACCGCGGGGATGAGGTCGGCGCCATGGCCAAGGCCGTCCAGGTCTTTAAGGACGAAGGGCTGCGGGCGCGCCAGCTTTCCCGCGATGCGGATGCCGCCCGCGAGGCGCGCGAGGCCGACCGCCTGCGCACCGCCGAGATCGACCGCCAGCGTGCCGAGGCCATGGCGGCGGCGACCGAGGGTCTTGCCTCCGGCCTGACACGTCTTTCGTCCGGCGACCTGACGGTGGCGCTCGCCAATCCCTTCGCCGAGGAATTCGAAGGTCTTCGCCGCGATTTCAACGCGGCCGTCACGCAGCTTCGCGAGACGCTCGGCGCCGTTGCCGCCGCAACCGCCGCCATCGATTCCGGCTCGCGCGAACTTTCCGGCAGCGCCGACGACCTTTCCAAGCGCACCGAGCAGCAGGCCGCCTCGCTGGAGGAGACCGCCGCCGCGCTCGACCAGATCACCGTCAACGTCTCCAGCTCCTCCAGCCGCACGGAGGAAGCCCGCGCCATGGCGGTGGCCGCGAACGAATCCGCCCGCCAGTCGGCAGGGGTGATGACCAAGGCGGTCGACGCCATGCAGCGGATCGAGGAATCCTCCTCGCAGATTTCCAACATCATCGGCGTCATCGACGATATCGCCTTCCAGACCAATCTTCTCGCCCTCAACGCGGGCGTCGAGGCGGCGCGGGCCGGGGAAGCCGGCAAGGGCTTTGCCGTCGTCGCGCAGGAAGTGCGCGAGCTGGCGCAACGCTCGGCCAAGGCGGCGAAGGAGATCAAGGACCTCATCCGTCATTCGGAGGAAGAGGTGCAGAGCGGCGTGCGGCTCGTCAGCGCCACGGGCGAGGCGCTTGCCGGCATCGAGGAGCGTGTCGCCGCCATCAACAGCCAGCTTGACGCCATCGCCACCTCCGCCAGGGAGCAGTCGGTCGGCCTCTCGCAGGTCAATGTGGCGGTCAACCAGATGGACCAGGTCACGCAGCAGAACGCGGCCATGGTGGAGGAAGCCAATGCCGCGAGCAGCTCGCTGGCGACGGAAGCCGACCGCCTTCGCCACCTGATCGCCCGCTTCCAGCTCGGCGACACACGGGACGCCGCGCCATTGGCGGCCCGTCCCGCGCCGGTGGCCGCTTCCGCGCGCCCCGCGCCCTCGCCGGCCCGGCGCATGGTGAACAAGCTGATGTCCACCTTCGGCGGACAGGCGACGGCCAACAGGCAGGACGACTGGGAAGAGTTCTGA
- a CDS encoding iron ABC transporter substrate-binding protein produces the protein MNQSIRVTFAALSLATAMLASGARAQEADELVVYNAQHEALGNAWIEAFTKETGIKVVVRKGSDMQLANLILEEGDLSPADIFLTENSPAMVLLDESGRFAPVDKETLDQVPAEYRPADGMWTGIAARSTVFAYDKTKLAEDKLPKSMMDLADPAWKGRWGASPAGADFQAIVGALLQLKGEEATAGWLKAMKENATPYKGNSVAMKAVNAGEIEGAVIYHYYWFGDQAKTGENSNNVALHYFKNQDPGAFVSISGGGVLKSGKHQKEAQAFLKWITGKGGQAILRDGTSYEYAIAGESNPKLVPLKDLDAPKVEASTLDNKKVVELMTAAGLF, from the coding sequence ATGAACCAATCGATCCGGGTAACATTCGCGGCGCTATCGCTTGCAACGGCGATGCTGGCGTCGGGCGCCCGCGCGCAGGAAGCCGATGAACTCGTCGTCTACAATGCCCAGCACGAAGCGCTCGGCAATGCCTGGATCGAGGCGTTCACCAAGGAGACCGGCATCAAGGTCGTCGTGCGCAAGGGCAGCGACATGCAGCTCGCCAACCTGATCCTGGAAGAGGGCGACCTGTCGCCGGCCGACATTTTCCTGACGGAGAATTCCCCGGCGATGGTGCTGCTCGACGAATCCGGCCGCTTCGCGCCGGTCGACAAGGAAACGCTCGACCAAGTGCCGGCGGAATACCGCCCGGCGGACGGCATGTGGACGGGTATCGCCGCCCGCTCGACGGTCTTCGCCTATGACAAGACCAAGCTGGCCGAGGACAAGCTGCCGAAATCCATGATGGACCTTGCCGATCCCGCCTGGAAGGGCCGCTGGGGCGCTTCTCCGGCCGGCGCGGACTTCCAGGCGATCGTCGGCGCGCTCCTGCAGTTGAAGGGCGAGGAGGCGACGGCCGGCTGGCTCAAGGCCATGAAGGAAAACGCCACGCCCTACAAGGGCAACAGCGTCGCCATGAAGGCCGTCAATGCCGGCGAGATCGAGGGCGCGGTCATCTATCACTATTACTGGTTCGGCGATCAGGCGAAGACCGGCGAGAACAGCAACAATGTCGCGCTGCATTACTTCAAGAACCAGGATCCGGGCGCCTTCGTCAGCATTTCGGGCGGCGGCGTGCTGAAGTCCGGCAAGCACCAGAAGGAAGCACAGGCCTTCCTCAAGTGGATCACCGGCAAGGGCGGTCAGGCCATCCTGCGTGACGGCACGTCCTATGAATATGCGATCGCCGGCGAGTCCAATCCCAAGCTGGTGCCGCTGAAGGACCTCGACGCCCCCAAGGTCGAGGCCTCGACGCTCGACAACAAGAAGGTCGTCGAACTGATGACCGCCGCCGGCCTGTTTTGA
- a CDS encoding iron ABC transporter permease: MAETLDSAWPVPTRRRTARIPYAPVVVLAMLVALVSLVPLGFIALVTYDVGWETVKTLVFRPRVGELVLSTVYLELLTIPLSIAVAVGMAWLTERTDIPFPRLWAWLAVTPLAVPAFVHSYAWVSLVPGMRGLASGVFVAVIAYFPFLYLPVAAALRRLDPAVEDAAASLGLAPTAVFFRVVLPQLRIPICGGSLLIALHLLSEYGLFAMIRFDTLATAIVDQFQSSYNSPAANMIGGVLVTCCLLLLGLEVLLRGNERYARVGSGTARPNDRRRLGRLRLPVMLLPLGLAVLTLGVPLATLCRWLWVGGLGIWTGGVAQAVLQTIVLALAGGVLATVAAFPMAWLSVRAPGRLQRVLEACHYYVGSLPGVVVALALASLTVRYLLPLYQTFAMLLAGYILLFLPRAMVGLRASIAQAPVELERAAMALGRTPGQAVRQITLRLAAPGAAAGIALVALGIVNELTATLMLSPIGVETLATRFWSLTSEIDYVAAAPYAVMMVVLSLPLTLLLHAQSKRTAGQ, translated from the coding sequence ATGGCAGAAACCCTCGATAGCGCCTGGCCGGTGCCCACAAGGCGGCGGACGGCCCGCATTCCCTATGCTCCTGTCGTGGTGCTCGCCATGCTGGTCGCGCTGGTCAGCCTCGTGCCGCTCGGCTTCATTGCGCTCGTCACCTACGATGTCGGCTGGGAAACGGTGAAGACGCTGGTCTTCCGACCGCGCGTCGGCGAGCTGGTGCTCAGCACGGTCTATCTGGAGCTTCTCACCATTCCGCTATCGATCGCGGTTGCCGTCGGCATGGCCTGGCTTACGGAGCGCACCGATATTCCCTTCCCGCGCCTGTGGGCCTGGCTCGCCGTGACGCCGCTCGCGGTGCCGGCCTTCGTGCACAGCTACGCCTGGGTCAGCCTCGTGCCGGGCATGCGGGGGCTGGCAAGCGGCGTCTTCGTCGCCGTCATTGCCTATTTCCCCTTTCTCTACCTGCCGGTCGCCGCCGCGCTGCGGCGGCTCGACCCGGCCGTGGAAGATGCCGCGGCCTCTTTGGGGCTCGCCCCGACCGCCGTCTTCTTTCGCGTGGTGCTGCCGCAGCTTCGCATCCCCATCTGCGGTGGTTCGCTGCTGATCGCGCTGCATCTGCTGTCGGAATACGGCCTCTTCGCCATGATCCGCTTCGATACGCTCGCCACGGCCATCGTCGACCAGTTCCAGTCCTCCTATAACAGCCCCGCCGCCAACATGATCGGCGGCGTTCTGGTGACGTGCTGCCTGCTGCTGCTCGGCCTCGAAGTGCTGCTGCGCGGCAACGAGCGCTATGCGCGCGTCGGCTCCGGCACGGCGCGGCCGAACGATCGGCGCCGCCTCGGCCGGCTGCGGCTGCCCGTCATGCTCCTGCCGCTGGGCCTTGCCGTGCTCACGCTCGGCGTGCCGCTCGCAACGCTCTGCCGCTGGCTCTGGGTCGGCGGGCTCGGCATCTGGACCGGCGGCGTGGCGCAGGCCGTGCTCCAGACCATCGTGCTGGCGCTTGCCGGCGGTGTCCTCGCCACCGTCGCCGCCTTTCCCATGGCCTGGCTTTCGGTGCGCGCGCCCGGCCGGCTGCAACGGGTGCTGGAGGCCTGCCACTACTATGTCGGCTCGCTGCCCGGCGTCGTCGTGGCGCTGGCGCTCGCCTCCCTCACCGTGCGCTACCTGCTGCCGCTCTACCAGACCTTCGCCATGCTGCTCGCCGGCTATATCCTGCTCTTCCTGCCGCGTGCCATGGTGGGCCTCAGGGCCAGCATCGCGCAAGCGCCGGTGGAGCTGGAACGCGCGGCCATGGCGCTCGGGCGCACGCCGGGACAGGCGGTGCGGCAGATCACGCTGCGGCTTGCCGCGCCGGGAGCTGCGGCCGGCATCGCGCTCGTCGCGCTCGGCATCGTCAACGAGCTGACGGCGACGCTCATGCTTTCGCCCATCGGCGTCGAGACGCTCGCCACCCGCTTCTGGTCGCTGACGAGTGAGATCGATTATGTCGCGGCCGCGCCCTATGCCGTGATGATGGTCGTGCTTTCCCTGCCGCTCACCCTTCTCCTCCATGCCCAGTCGAAAAGGACGGCCGGCCAATGA
- a CDS encoding ABC transporter ATP-binding protein produces the protein MTLLDLENISRRYGPVRALDGVNLSVATGSRTAVVGPSGSGKTTLLRIIAGFELPDTGRVRFDGALLADGPAGVPAHKRGIGIVSQDGALFPHLSVADNIAFGFERGAPDREKRIESLLEMVELEAAMATRRPHQLSGGQQQRVALARALGRRPKLMLLDEPFSALDTSLRENMRKAVARVLQAAGITAILVTHDQTEALSFADQVAVLREGRLVQAGPPQAIYHQPRDRETALFLGDAVLLPAIIKNGFADCALGRVAVDGDHAGKAEIMLRPEQIRVAVDGATPQNGGRVVDVQFGGAVCTISVALADTALPPIVLKTSSVALPSPGNLVRLDVAGKAHVFA, from the coding sequence ATGACGCTGCTCGATCTGGAAAACATCAGCCGGCGCTACGGGCCGGTGCGGGCGCTGGACGGGGTGAACCTTTCGGTGGCCACCGGCAGCCGTACGGCGGTGGTCGGCCCCTCCGGCTCGGGCAAGACGACGCTGCTGCGCATCATCGCCGGCTTCGAGCTTCCCGATACGGGCCGGGTGCGCTTCGACGGCGCGCTGCTGGCCGACGGGCCAGCGGGCGTGCCGGCGCACAAGCGCGGCATCGGCATCGTCTCGCAGGACGGCGCGCTGTTCCCCCATCTCAGCGTCGCCGACAACATCGCCTTCGGCTTCGAGCGCGGCGCGCCCGACCGGGAGAAACGGATCGAAAGCCTGCTGGAGATGGTGGAACTTGAAGCCGCGATGGCGACCCGCCGTCCGCACCAGCTTTCCGGCGGGCAGCAGCAGCGCGTGGCGCTCGCCCGTGCGCTCGGCCGCCGGCCGAAGCTGATGCTGCTGGACGAGCCCTTCTCCGCCCTCGACACCAGCCTGCGCGAGAACATGCGCAAGGCCGTGGCGCGCGTGCTGCAGGCCGCCGGCATCACCGCCATCCTCGTCACCCACGACCAGACCGAGGCGCTGTCCTTCGCCGACCAGGTGGCGGTGCTGCGCGAAGGGCGGCTGGTTCAGGCCGGCCCCCCGCAGGCGATCTATCACCAGCCGCGCGACCGCGAGACGGCGCTCTTCCTCGGCGACGCCGTGCTGTTGCCGGCCATCATCAAGAACGGATTTGCCGATTGCGCGCTCGGACGCGTGGCGGTCGACGGCGATCATGCCGGCAAGGCGGAAATCATGCTGCGGCCGGAGCAGATCCGCGTGGCGGTCGACGGCGCGACGCCGCAGAACGGCGGACGCGTGGTGGACGTGCAATTCGGCGGCGCGGTCTGCACCATATCGGTGGCGCTCGCCGACACCGCCCTGCCGCCCATCGTGCTGAAAACCTCCAGCGTCGCCCTGCCCTCGCCCGGAAACCTCGTGCGCCTCGACGTCGCCGGCAAGGCGCACGTCTTCGCCTGA
- a CDS encoding helix-turn-helix domain-containing protein: MPDKDPDNRDNAIFFQTPGRHAAAYPYRILVGGHTYFTPADPPVARRFHHQTLICTLSGLGEIRVGGAVSTAAPGSVAWLDTALAYRHGCHPQARHWHYVWLGCEGAALERVFHLLQVGRAPLFEPGGTAGARPLFEAAVEALRTRPAAAEAVSNAFVAQIVALLAAQRGEEGEDDGDRIGLAIQAMRADLARGWSVEALASITDLSPSQLHRRFRRLTGTTPMDWLRHERMNHAKGLLTRTAEKVAAVALACGYADPYHFSRDFSRTVGIAPSAFREGHGLPVPAKPAAGNAIGRR, encoded by the coding sequence ATGCCCGACAAGGACCCCGACAACAGGGACAACGCCATCTTCTTCCAGACGCCGGGGCGGCATGCGGCCGCCTATCCCTATCGGATTCTCGTCGGCGGCCACACCTATTTCACGCCGGCCGACCCGCCGGTCGCCCGCCGCTTCCATCACCAGACCCTGATCTGCACGCTTTCCGGTCTCGGGGAGATCCGGGTCGGCGGCGCGGTGAGCACGGCAGCGCCCGGCAGCGTCGCCTGGCTGGATACGGCTCTCGCCTACCGCCACGGCTGCCACCCGCAGGCGCGGCACTGGCACTATGTCTGGCTCGGCTGCGAGGGTGCGGCCCTGGAGCGTGTCTTCCATCTGCTGCAGGTCGGCCGGGCGCCGCTTTTCGAGCCGGGTGGGACCGCCGGTGCCCGCCCGCTCTTCGAGGCGGCGGTCGAGGCGCTACGCACCCGGCCTGCGGCGGCGGAAGCGGTGTCGAACGCGTTCGTGGCGCAGATCGTCGCGCTGCTGGCGGCGCAACGCGGGGAGGAGGGGGAGGACGACGGCGACCGTATCGGCCTTGCCATCCAGGCCATGCGGGCGGACCTTGCCCGCGGCTGGAGCGTCGAGGCGCTCGCTTCCATCACGGACCTCAGCCCGTCGCAGCTTCACCGCCGCTTCCGCCGCCTGACCGGCACGACGCCGATGGACTGGCTGCGGCACGAGCGGATGAACCACGCCAAGGGGCTGCTGACCCGCACGGCGGAGAAGGTCGCCGCCGTCGCGCTCGCCTGCGGCTATGCCGATCCATACCATTTCAGCCGTGACTTCTCCCGCACCGTCGGCATTGCTCCCAGCGCCTTTCGCGAAGGCCACGGCCTGCCGGTGCCCGCAAAGCCGGCGGCGGGAAATGCAATAGGGCGGCGATAG